Proteins from one Bacteroidia bacterium genomic window:
- a CDS encoding PD40 domain-containing protein → MKKVLILILSAALCAFIFPGNEKEKKKWDVSNPPGTYTTAEFTTEEGTFMSVDVSPDGNDLVFDLLGDIYTMPAGGGEAKLLRGGHAFELQPVFSPDGQWICFTSDAGGGDNIWVMKKDGSGARQVTKENFRLLNSPVFSADGQYIIARKHFTSRRSLGAGELWMYHLSGGEGVQLTKRKNDQQDVGEPCVSSDGQYVYFSEDMYPGGYFQYNKDPNHQIYVVKRYNLKNGETETVTGGAGSAFRPQISKDGKTLAFLKRVRTKTVLFLRNLETGEEWPVYDDLTKDQIEAWAIFGTYPRFSWLSGKEVIIWSGGKFNRLDVTNGKSVNIPFKAKCSHRVYDALRFKQDPAPDQFTVKAIRHAVTSPDGKTLVFSAAGYLYKKELPNGKPERLTAGTDFEFEPAFSPGGGEIIFVTWNDEETGAICKLSLKEKKVTKLSKDKGIFRTPSFSPDGRSIVYWKEDGNDHQGTAYSLNPGIYTMSSGGGTGIRISKEGHTPSFTADGKRIYFHTEEGGGYAFSSSDLSGNEKRTHFTSAYSGIYSPSPDGKWVAFVELYKVYIAAIPPSGKTLPLSGGMHAAPVRQVARDAGINLHWSSDSKKLYWTLGEEYFTAPLDKNFSFLPGAPDSLPPMDTSGIKVGLQLKSDKPSGVIALKGARIITMKGDEVIENGTVVITDNKITAVGTSGTVQIPAGAKVIDVTGKTIMPGFVDVHAHIGNFRHGLSPQKQWSYFANLAYGVTTVHDPSSNTEMIFSQSEMVRAGNMTGPRIFSTGWILYGAEGDYKAVINSLDDARSHLRRTAAFGAFSVKSYNQPRREQRQQVITGARELGIMVVPEGGSTSWYNITQVMDGHTGVEHNLPFAPLYNDVVKLWAASKTHYTPTLIVSYGAINGENYWYQHTNVWEKERLLKFTPRAIIDSRSRHRTMIPEEEYENGYFLISRSCKKLADAGVKVNLGAHGQLQGLGVHWELWMLQQGGMSNMQALRCATLNGAEYIGMDQYIGTIETGKLADLIILEKNPLDNIRNSESVKYTMVNGRLFDCDTMDELGLRERTRGKFYWENPKWINGFPWHENGHGHGDDD, encoded by the coding sequence ATGAAGAAGGTCCTGATTCTTATTCTTTCCGCCGCACTTTGTGCATTCATCTTTCCGGGCAACGAAAAAGAGAAAAAAAAGTGGGATGTCTCTAATCCGCCCGGCACTTACACTACGGCTGAATTTACTACAGAAGAAGGCACGTTCATGAGTGTAGATGTGAGTCCGGATGGAAATGATCTGGTATTTGACCTGCTGGGAGATATATACACAATGCCTGCAGGGGGCGGCGAAGCCAAACTGCTCCGGGGAGGGCATGCATTTGAGCTGCAACCGGTTTTTTCACCGGACGGGCAGTGGATCTGTTTCACCAGTGATGCGGGCGGTGGCGATAATATCTGGGTCATGAAGAAAGACGGCAGCGGAGCAAGACAAGTCACTAAAGAAAATTTCCGCCTGCTGAACAGCCCGGTTTTCAGCGCCGACGGGCAATACATCATCGCCAGAAAACATTTTACTTCCCGCCGTTCCCTCGGTGCGGGAGAGTTATGGATGTACCACCTCTCCGGAGGAGAAGGGGTGCAGCTAACCAAAAGAAAAAACGATCAGCAGGATGTGGGAGAACCCTGCGTGAGCAGCGACGGGCAATACGTATATTTCAGTGAAGATATGTATCCGGGAGGTTACTTCCAGTACAACAAAGATCCCAACCACCAGATCTATGTAGTCAAACGCTATAACCTGAAGAACGGAGAAACAGAAACCGTGACCGGTGGTGCCGGAAGCGCCTTCCGCCCTCAGATTTCCAAAGACGGTAAAACACTTGCATTCCTGAAAAGGGTGCGAACAAAAACGGTGCTTTTCCTCCGCAATCTTGAAACCGGCGAAGAGTGGCCTGTTTATGACGATCTCACGAAAGATCAGATAGAAGCCTGGGCCATCTTTGGTACCTATCCCCGTTTTAGCTGGCTGAGCGGCAAAGAAGTGATCATCTGGTCAGGAGGAAAGTTCAACCGCCTGGATGTGACAAACGGGAAATCAGTGAATATCCCGTTCAAAGCCAAATGCAGTCACCGCGTATACGACGCATTAAGATTTAAACAGGATCCGGCACCGGATCAGTTTACGGTGAAAGCCATCCGCCATGCAGTGACTTCTCCCGACGGAAAAACGCTGGTTTTCTCGGCAGCGGGATATCTGTACAAGAAAGAACTTCCTAACGGAAAACCGGAGCGGCTCACGGCAGGAACAGACTTTGAATTTGAACCGGCCTTCTCACCTGGCGGCGGAGAAATCATTTTTGTTACATGGAATGATGAGGAAACCGGCGCGATCTGTAAGCTATCTTTAAAGGAAAAAAAGGTTACAAAGCTCAGCAAAGACAAGGGAATATTCAGAACACCTTCCTTCTCACCAGATGGCAGGAGCATTGTTTACTGGAAAGAAGACGGAAATGACCATCAGGGTACCGCTTATAGCCTGAACCCGGGCATTTATACAATGTCATCCGGCGGGGGAACAGGAATACGGATATCCAAGGAGGGACACACTCCTTCTTTCACTGCCGACGGCAAAAGAATCTACTTTCATACGGAAGAAGGGGGAGGATATGCTTTCAGCAGCAGTGATCTGTCGGGCAATGAGAAACGAACCCACTTCACTTCTGCGTACTCCGGTATTTATTCACCAAGTCCCGACGGAAAATGGGTAGCATTTGTGGAATTGTATAAAGTGTACATCGCCGCCATTCCCCCTTCCGGAAAAACACTACCTCTCTCCGGCGGAATGCACGCTGCGCCCGTCCGGCAGGTGGCACGAGACGCAGGTATCAACCTGCACTGGAGTTCAGATTCAAAAAAGCTGTACTGGACCCTTGGAGAGGAGTATTTTACGGCACCACTCGATAAAAATTTTTCTTTCCTTCCCGGAGCCCCGGACTCGCTGCCACCCATGGACACGAGCGGAATAAAAGTGGGGCTTCAGCTTAAATCAGATAAACCTTCGGGAGTGATCGCCCTGAAGGGCGCCCGGATCATCACGATGAAAGGAGATGAGGTGATCGAGAACGGGACGGTGGTAATCACCGACAACAAGATCACCGCCGTGGGTACCTCCGGCACCGTGCAGATTCCTGCCGGCGCAAAGGTGATCGATGTTACAGGAAAGACCATCATGCCCGGTTTTGTAGATGTACACGCACATATCGGCAACTTCCGGCACGGATTAAGCCCGCAGAAACAGTGGAGCTATTTTGCCAATCTCGCTTACGGCGTAACTACCGTCCACGATCCCTCCTCCAACACCGAAATGATTTTTTCGCAATCCGAAATGGTCAGAGCAGGAAATATGACCGGGCCCAGGATCTTCTCCACCGGATGGATCCTTTACGGAGCAGAAGGAGATTACAAGGCGGTAATCAATTCCCTGGACGACGCCAGATCTCATCTGCGGCGGACGGCCGCTTTCGGTGCTTTTTCAGTAAAGAGCTATAACCAGCCCCGCCGGGAACAGCGTCAGCAAGTAATCACCGGCGCGCGTGAACTGGGGATCATGGTAGTGCCGGAAGGAGGATCAACCTCATGGTATAACATTACGCAGGTGATGGACGGACATACCGGCGTGGAACACAATCTCCCCTTCGCGCCGCTTTATAACGATGTAGTAAAGTTGTGGGCTGCATCCAAAACCCATTACACTCCCACGCTCATTGTATCCTACGGTGCGATCAATGGGGAGAACTATTGGTACCAGCATACAAATGTGTGGGAAAAAGAGCGGCTGCTGAAATTTACTCCCCGTGCCATTATTGATTCCCGGTCCAGACACCGCACCATGATCCCGGAGGAAGAATATGAAAACGGCTATTTTCTCATTTCCAGATCGTGTAAAAAACTAGCGGATGCCGGTGTAAAAGTAAATCTCGGCGCTCACGGTCAGCTGCAGGGATTAGGCGTGCACTGGGAACTATGGATGCTGCAGCAGGGTGGAATGTCGAATATGCAGGCGCTCCGCTGCGCCACCCTGAACGGGGCTGAGTATATCGGGATGGATCAATATATCGGAACTATTGAAACCGGTAAACTGGCTGATCTGATTATTCTTGAAAAAAACCCACTGGATAACATCCGGAATTCTGAAAGTGTGAAATATACGATGGTGAACGGACGGCTTTTTGATTGCGACACCATGGATGAACTGGGCTTGCGCGAGCGCACACGGGGAAAATTTTACTGGGAGAACCCGAAATGGATCAATGGCTTCCCATGGCATGAAAACGGACATGGGCACGGGGATGACGATTAG
- the recG gene encoding ATP-dependent DNA helicase RecG, with protein MSESLLDRPIEYLKGVGPQRGEVLRKEANVHTIGDLLHYYPFRYIDKTRFHTIREIHPEIGYVQLKGTFLRYEIVGEKRKKRLVAYFTDGTGTMELVWFQGIRWISELLRPATEFIVFGKPNIFGHKYSIAHPELQEADDRSAGDARFQPVYNSGEKLSAKGLDSRGILRLIRTALSEIMGKIPETLSAEIVRNYSLLPRESALQLIHFPASEDDMKKASFRIKFEEFFFIQLRLARLKVIRERTARGAVFEKVGDHFNTFFSSRLPFPLTGAQKRVMKEIRKDLASGKQMNRLLQGDVGSGKTVVALMTMLLAIDNGYQCAFMAPTEILASQHMDTLAGLLGDLPVRLALLTGSTKAAQRKHILKDLSEGTLHLLLGTHAVLEDKVSFRSLGLVVIDEQHKFGVAQRAKLWQKNPETVPHVLVMTATPIPRTLAMTLYGDLDVSIIDELPPGRKPVTTVHRFESQRLRVQGFLKEQIRSGRQVYVVYPLIEESAKVDLANLYEGYEAICRDFPAPEFRVSVVHGRMTPADKEMEMRRFVKRETQIMVATTVIEVGVNVPNASVMVIENAERFGLSQLHQLRGRVGRGADQSYCILISGPKLSEDAKVRIQTMCRTSDGFEIAETDLRLRGPGEILGTRQSGEAELRLGDLARDGKILRVAQEAALKVAADDPALNGAAHASIREQYARIFKGQPDWGRVS; from the coding sequence GTGTCTGAAAGTCTTTTAGACCGGCCAATTGAGTACCTGAAAGGAGTGGGTCCGCAGCGCGGTGAAGTACTTCGCAAAGAAGCGAACGTGCATACAATCGGCGACCTGCTCCACTATTATCCCTTCCGCTATATTGATAAAACCCGATTTCATACCATCCGTGAAATTCATCCGGAGATCGGCTATGTACAGCTGAAAGGAACTTTCCTGCGTTATGAGATCGTGGGAGAAAAAAGGAAAAAGCGGCTTGTCGCCTATTTTACCGATGGTACGGGAACAATGGAATTAGTGTGGTTTCAGGGTATCCGGTGGATATCAGAACTTCTCCGTCCTGCTACTGAATTCATTGTGTTCGGCAAACCGAATATTTTCGGACATAAGTACAGTATCGCTCATCCGGAACTGCAGGAAGCAGATGATCGTTCAGCAGGTGACGCCCGGTTTCAACCGGTGTATAACAGCGGAGAAAAGCTTTCCGCCAAAGGACTCGACAGCAGGGGTATCCTGCGGCTGATCCGAACAGCTTTATCGGAAATAATGGGAAAAATTCCTGAAACACTTTCCGCCGAAATTGTTCGTAATTATTCTCTCCTGCCGAGGGAAAGTGCCCTTCAGCTTATTCATTTTCCAGCAAGCGAAGACGATATGAAGAAGGCCTCCTTCCGTATCAAATTCGAGGAGTTCTTCTTTATTCAACTTCGGTTGGCCCGTCTCAAGGTAATCCGTGAACGAACAGCCAGGGGAGCGGTGTTTGAAAAGGTCGGTGACCACTTTAATACCTTCTTCTCTTCCCGTTTGCCCTTCCCGCTTACAGGCGCCCAAAAACGGGTAATGAAAGAAATCCGGAAAGATCTGGCCTCGGGAAAGCAGATGAACCGGCTCTTACAGGGTGATGTGGGCAGCGGAAAAACGGTTGTGGCGCTCATGACCATGCTGCTGGCCATTGATAACGGTTACCAGTGTGCCTTTATGGCACCCACAGAAATTCTGGCATCTCAGCATATGGATACCCTTGCCGGTCTTCTCGGAGATCTCCCTGTCCGACTCGCCCTCCTCACCGGCTCCACGAAAGCAGCGCAACGAAAGCATATTTTAAAAGACCTGTCGGAAGGAACACTTCATTTGCTGCTGGGAACACATGCCGTACTTGAAGATAAAGTCTCCTTCCGTTCGCTGGGTCTGGTAGTGATAGATGAGCAGCATAAATTCGGGGTGGCCCAACGCGCAAAACTCTGGCAAAAAAACCCCGAAACCGTTCCACATGTGCTTGTCATGACAGCCACTCCTATTCCACGTACACTGGCCATGACACTTTACGGTGACCTGGATGTTAGCATCATTGATGAACTTCCTCCCGGTCGCAAACCTGTAACCACCGTGCATCGTTTTGAATCGCAGCGTTTACGCGTACAGGGATTTCTGAAAGAACAGATCCGGTCGGGCAGACAGGTGTATGTGGTTTACCCGCTCATTGAGGAATCTGCCAAAGTAGACCTGGCAAATCTATATGAAGGGTACGAAGCGATCTGCCGTGATTTTCCTGCTCCTGAATTCCGCGTGAGTGTAGTTCACGGAAGAATGACTCCGGCCGACAAAGAAATGGAAATGCGGCGCTTTGTCAAAAGAGAAACACAGATCATGGTAGCCACCACAGTCATTGAGGTAGGAGTAAATGTCCCTAACGCATCGGTGATGGTGATTGAAAATGCCGAGCGGTTCGGGCTTTCCCAACTGCATCAGCTGAGAGGGCGGGTAGGAAGAGGTGCGGATCAGAGTTACTGCATTCTGATCAGCGGACCGAAACTTTCGGAAGATGCCAAAGTGAGGATACAAACCATGTGCAGAACGAGCGATGGTTTCGAGATCGCCGAAACAGATCTTCGCCTGCGCGGCCCAGGTGAAATTTTGGGAACCCGGCAGAGCGGAGAGGCGGAACTCCGGTTGGGCGACCTGGCACGTGACGGAAAAATTCTAAGAGTGGCGCAAGAAGCTGCGCTCAAAGTGGCAGCGGATGATCCTGCATTAAACGGAGCCGCCCATGCATCCATCAGGGAACAGTACGCCCGCATTTTCAAAGGGCAACCCGACTGGGGGCGGGTTTCCTGA
- a CDS encoding methyltransferase domain-containing protein, which yields MYISRSLVLLTVLFFSGAGCTKYVIPPSQEECTRIAQNNGFVPDATLMIRAMEQEFSIYDFHPGEWVADIGAGSGWFEGVCALEFDSLRIDAVDVYASHVKESKPTIEEFVKLRKSPNTNNIQFVKGKKKGTGLPLAAYDKVILRQTFHHFEKKDAMLKDIRRIMEADGKLYVYEPVSERSEYFRGGKCFHYTREDLLRIFERNGFKLVAEHKLLGNPGNVPPWIDVRTEDIIPMCIYVFR from the coding sequence ATGTATATAAGCCGCAGTTTAGTGTTACTGACGGTACTGTTCTTTTCTGGAGCAGGCTGCACAAAGTATGTTATTCCTCCCAGTCAGGAAGAATGCACCCGGATCGCACAGAACAACGGATTTGTACCGGATGCAACGCTCATGATCCGCGCCATGGAACAGGAATTCAGCATCTATGATTTCCATCCGGGAGAATGGGTAGCAGACATCGGTGCGGGATCCGGCTGGTTTGAAGGCGTGTGCGCGCTTGAATTCGACAGCCTCCGGATCGATGCGGTGGATGTATACGCATCCCATGTAAAAGAATCAAAACCGACCATCGAAGAATTTGTGAAGCTGAGAAAATCGCCGAATACGAATAACATCCAGTTTGTGAAAGGGAAGAAAAAGGGAACCGGGTTACCGCTGGCGGCTTACGACAAGGTGATCCTGCGCCAGACCTTTCATCATTTCGAGAAAAAAGATGCGATGCTGAAAGACATCCGCCGCATCATGGAAGCCGATGGCAAGTTGTACGTTTATGAGCCGGTATCCGAACGAAGTGAATATTTCCGCGGCGGAAAATGCTTCCACTACACACGGGAGGATTTGCTCAGGATCTTCGAACGAAACGGCTTTAAGCTGGTCGCTGAACATAAACTGCTGGGAAACCCCGGCAACGTACCGCCCTGGATTGATGTAAGAACGGAAGATATTATTCCCATGTGCATCTACGTATTCCGCTGA
- a CDS encoding phenylalanine--tRNA ligase subunit beta has protein sequence MRISYQWLKTLLSEVPSPEKTAEWLTGCGLEVESMDTYETVKGGLAGCVVGEVMTKEKHPDADKLSLTTVNVGSDTLLNIVCGAPNVAAGQKVIVALVGTTIYPGNGEPLTLKKAKIRGAVSEGMICAEDELGLGKSHAGIMILDPSAKPGTPAAEYFKLESDIVFEIGLTPNRADAASHWGVARDLAALTGSPLKFPDTQTPAPDKSLHISVRVEDPKACPRYSGITISNVKVGPSPDWLRHQLETIGVRSINNVVDATNYVLHELGQPLHAFDADKIVGKEVIVKKLPKGTPFTTLDGVQRKLDAEDLMICDAEKGMCIAGVFGGQHSGVTEQTKNIFLESAWFDAVHIRRSSKRHGLKTDASFRFERGTDPDITVNALLRAARLILETGGGKLSSGIVDVYPEPAKPFSVHFSYARCARLIGKDIGKEKIKSILKLLNITIAAEAGDVLQLEVPPYKVDVRRECDVVEEVLRIYGYNNVEDPQTLRTSVNPGDRPDKESLQVKIAEHLSSCGFMEIFCNSLSRNEYLEGLTSIKPEYNVNILNPLSSELNVLRQNLLFTGLEAISYNRNRKNADLRFFELGKVYARYKPEVALSSFHEEEHLAVFLTGNNHAASWHSPQRKSDLYILKNEILQLLKRLRITTSLKEMEGSDLYAYGLELRSGKQPIGHLGSVASKHLKKFDISEPVFSAELNWTLIFQLLRGNSEVVFHEVPVYPEVQRDLALLLDRKVKYAELEKLAFDTEKILLKEVHLFDVFEGEKIGKDKKSYALRFVLQDEKATLTDKQVEKTMERLVNAYKEKLGADIRS, from the coding sequence ATGAGGATTTCATATCAGTGGCTCAAAACGTTACTTTCAGAAGTACCTTCCCCGGAAAAGACGGCTGAATGGCTTACCGGCTGCGGACTGGAAGTTGAAAGTATGGACACGTACGAGACGGTTAAAGGTGGCCTGGCCGGTTGTGTGGTGGGAGAAGTGATGACCAAAGAAAAGCACCCGGACGCCGATAAACTTAGCCTGACCACTGTTAATGTAGGATCGGACACCCTCCTGAACATTGTTTGTGGGGCGCCGAACGTAGCCGCTGGGCAAAAAGTTATTGTAGCCCTGGTGGGAACCACTATTTATCCCGGTAACGGCGAGCCCCTCACGCTTAAAAAAGCCAAGATCCGTGGAGCAGTTTCCGAAGGTATGATCTGTGCCGAAGATGAATTAGGTTTGGGTAAATCTCATGCGGGAATCATGATCCTCGATCCTTCCGCGAAGCCGGGAACACCGGCCGCTGAATATTTCAAACTGGAATCTGACATTGTTTTTGAGATCGGACTTACCCCCAACAGGGCCGATGCGGCCTCCCATTGGGGTGTGGCCAGGGACCTGGCGGCATTAACAGGCTCACCACTCAAATTTCCCGATACTCAAACCCCGGCCCCGGATAAAAGCCTGCACATTTCGGTACGCGTGGAAGACCCTAAAGCCTGCCCCAGGTATTCCGGCATTACGATTTCCAACGTGAAGGTAGGCCCCTCGCCCGACTGGTTGCGCCACCAATTAGAAACCATCGGAGTCCGCAGCATCAATAATGTGGTTGATGCCACCAATTACGTATTGCATGAACTGGGGCAACCGCTGCATGCTTTCGATGCAGATAAAATCGTCGGGAAAGAAGTGATAGTAAAAAAACTACCCAAAGGTACACCCTTCACTACCCTGGATGGAGTTCAACGAAAGCTGGATGCTGAAGATCTCATGATCTGCGATGCGGAGAAAGGTATGTGTATCGCGGGCGTATTCGGTGGACAACATTCCGGAGTAACGGAGCAAACAAAGAATATTTTCCTGGAGAGCGCATGGTTCGATGCGGTACATATCCGCCGTTCTTCAAAGCGCCATGGTTTAAAAACGGATGCTTCATTCCGGTTTGAAAGAGGAACAGATCCCGATATCACCGTGAACGCTCTGCTTCGTGCAGCCAGGCTCATCCTGGAAACCGGTGGAGGAAAATTGAGTTCCGGCATTGTGGATGTTTATCCGGAACCGGCCAAACCATTCAGCGTTCATTTCTCTTATGCGAGGTGTGCCCGGCTTATAGGAAAAGACATTGGGAAGGAGAAGATCAAATCTATCCTGAAGTTGTTGAACATCACCATTGCTGCTGAAGCAGGTGACGTTTTACAATTAGAGGTGCCTCCTTATAAGGTCGACGTGCGTCGTGAATGCGACGTAGTTGAAGAGGTGCTCCGGATCTATGGCTACAATAATGTGGAAGATCCGCAAACACTTCGGACTTCCGTAAACCCCGGCGACCGTCCGGACAAGGAATCCCTGCAAGTGAAGATCGCCGAACACCTCTCCTCCTGCGGATTCATGGAGATCTTTTGCAACTCCTTGAGCCGAAATGAATACCTGGAAGGATTGACTTCTATAAAGCCTGAATACAATGTAAACATATTGAACCCGCTCAGCTCAGAGTTGAACGTGTTGCGCCAAAATCTATTATTCACAGGTCTCGAAGCGATTTCCTATAACAGAAACCGCAAGAATGCGGACCTGCGGTTTTTTGAATTGGGTAAGGTATATGCCCGGTATAAACCGGAAGTTGCGTTGTCCTCCTTTCACGAGGAGGAGCATCTGGCGGTGTTTCTCACCGGGAATAACCATGCAGCCTCGTGGCACTCCCCTCAACGAAAGTCGGATCTCTACATTCTCAAAAATGAGATATTGCAGCTTTTAAAACGGCTGCGCATAACGACAAGCCTTAAGGAGATGGAAGGTTCAGACCTTTATGCCTACGGTCTTGAACTTCGGAGCGGGAAACAACCGATCGGACATTTAGGTTCTGTAGCGTCAAAACATCTTAAGAAATTCGATATTTCAGAGCCCGTATTTTCGGCCGAATTAAATTGGACCCTGATCTTCCAATTGCTCAGAGGAAATTCAGAAGTGGTATTCCATGAGGTGCCTGTGTATCCGGAAGTACAACGCGATCTGGCCTTGCTGCTCGATCGAAAAGTAAAATACGCAGAACTCGAGAAACTTGCTTTCGATACGGAAAAGATTCTCCTTAAGGAAGTACACCTTTTCGATGTCTTTGAAGGAGAAAAGATCGGAAAGGATAAGAAATCCTATGCTTTGCGATTTGTATTGCAGGATGAAAAAGCGACGCTCACCGACAAACAGGTCGAAAAAACCATGGAGCGCTTAGTGAACGCCTATAAAGAAAAGCTGGGCGCAGATATTCGATCCTGA
- a CDS encoding T9SS type A sorting domain-containing protein: protein MKQFLVLASFLFCGILLFAQQDGLPSLQSNSKFNPLLPADGTGTLGWIYNNTVCGLDYVSGSVKTGQRNPVNGTVQPAAIAISGIPSTAVILKAYLWTGGPSSGMNVTATLTNPLSQSGNFNMTMIGQGPDICWGYPGTYHYRADVTSLINGNGTYYVSGLPTNPPSAGNDMNGATLLIIYNDPGQTWQGTLIIKDGCITSIGVPVSDTISNYSLCMNSLGGKAFTILSDLQMTGTNVMMNNSAATYTWNWWNFIEVSTNYIQNQTTTNFNILAASDCFSTVAMGTYFRHTCINCCLPTFTATATSVHTTCNNNGTSTANITGGTPPYTYLWNTVPAQTTQTATGLSAGIWSCYITDANGCITLSDTILNNGVSTSISGVNPSCTGTGSATVSATGGSAPYTYAWSTIPVQTGQTATNLSMGTYTVTVTDAGGCTSTASVTLNAPTPSASVTGTSSNCGPNGVATANVTGGNPPYSYSWNTVPVQTNAAATGLNPGNYTVTVTDAMGCTTTGSVQIIASTLTATATASPTSISCGGNTQLNVTSNHPNCTYSWTPALSVSCNTCQNPVATPTSSTFYMVTVTSACGSATASVYVTVGLNNPVTENTCEVTVDTSLNKNVVVWERNVPSNFSQYRIYKETSPNNYTVIGSQPVSIFTSFVDLNSNPFIQAERYRIATVDSCGAISALSVAHRTIHLTVTNGPNNSWDLNWNAYSGFVVSNYEIYRGTNNSNMSLLATVPGNTLNYSDLTPPTGTIQYLITAQNPAPCNPSLKISSGPWMAVTNTLSNVVAVVTAGIGEWNPNAVHLWIDEEGILHYSSDSPLHNANLAIYDLTGKKMVDFMPGAVPFIWKVSGISAGIYFIRLQSSEGTLTRKIRF, encoded by the coding sequence ATGAAGCAGTTCCTCGTTCTTGCCAGCTTCCTCTTCTGCGGAATTCTTCTCTTCGCGCAGCAGGATGGTCTCCCCTCCCTTCAGTCTAACTCAAAATTCAACCCTCTCCTTCCTGCAGACGGCACCGGTACGCTGGGATGGATCTATAACAACACCGTCTGCGGCCTGGATTATGTGTCCGGTTCGGTAAAAACCGGACAAAGAAATCCGGTGAACGGTACCGTGCAGCCTGCAGCCATTGCCATTTCCGGAATCCCTTCTACCGCGGTAATACTCAAAGCATACTTATGGACGGGAGGACCATCCAGCGGCATGAATGTGACGGCCACACTAACGAATCCGCTTTCACAAAGCGGAAATTTCAATATGACCATGATCGGTCAGGGCCCCGACATTTGCTGGGGATACCCCGGCACTTATCATTACCGTGCCGATGTAACCTCTCTCATTAACGGCAACGGAACCTACTACGTGAGCGGACTTCCCACCAATCCGCCTTCGGCAGGCAATGACATGAACGGAGCCACTTTGCTGATCATCTACAACGACCCGGGTCAAACCTGGCAGGGCACACTGATCATAAAGGACGGATGCATTACGTCCATAGGAGTTCCTGTGAGTGATACCATTTCCAATTATTCTCTTTGCATGAATTCTCTGGGAGGAAAGGCCTTTACCATTTTGTCGGATCTTCAGATGACCGGTACCAATGTCATGATGAATAATTCCGCGGCAACCTATACATGGAATTGGTGGAACTTTATTGAAGTGAGTACGAATTATATCCAGAATCAAACCACAACAAATTTTAATATACTGGCAGCCAGCGATTGCTTTTCCACTGTTGCCATGGGTACGTATTTCCGCCACACCTGTATTAATTGCTGTCTTCCCACTTTTACTGCAACGGCAACCAGTGTACATACTACTTGTAACAATAACGGCACCTCTACGGCGAATATAACCGGAGGAACGCCCCCTTATACTTACCTGTGGAACACCGTTCCCGCGCAAACCACTCAAACGGCGACCGGGCTTTCCGCAGGAATATGGAGTTGCTATATAACGGATGCCAACGGATGTATCACGCTCTCCGATACTATACTTAACAATGGAGTCAGCACTTCCATTTCCGGAGTGAACCCTTCGTGTACCGGAACGGGTTCCGCAACGGTTAGCGCAACCGGAGGCAGTGCGCCTTATACCTATGCATGGAGCACAATTCCGGTGCAGACCGGGCAAACCGCTACGAATCTCTCAATGGGAACCTATACTGTAACCGTAACAGACGCGGGTGGATGTACTTCCACCGCCTCGGTAACCCTGAATGCTCCCACGCCCTCCGCTTCTGTAACCGGAACATCCTCCAATTGCGGACCCAATGGTGTAGCCACTGCAAATGTCACAGGGGGAAATCCTCCCTATTCGTATTCATGGAATACCGTACCTGTGCAAACCAATGCAGCGGCGACAGGACTTAACCCGGGAAATTATACTGTAACAGTCACCGACGCGATGGGCTGTACCACCACGGGATCTGTGCAGATTATTGCCAGCACTCTAACAGCTACCGCTACCGCCTCACCCACTTCCATTTCCTGCGGAGGAAACACCCAGCTGAATGTTACTTCGAATCATCCCAACTGCACCTACAGCTGGACCCCCGCTCTTTCCGTTTCTTGTAACACGTGTCAGAATCCCGTGGCCACTCCTACTTCAAGCACCTTTTATATGGTAACCGTTACCTCGGCCTGCGGCTCCGCAACAGCCTCGGTTTATGTAACGGTAGGATTAAACAATCCGGTCACCGAAAACACCTGTGAAGTTACTGTTGATACCTCGCTGAACAAAAATGTAGTGGTCTGGGAAAGAAACGTACCGTCCAATTTCTCCCAGTACCGTATTTACAAAGAAACATCCCCCAATAATTACACGGTAATCGGTTCCCAGCCGGTAAGCATCTTTACCTCCTTCGTTGATCTGAATTCCAATCCATTCATTCAGGCAGAACGTTACAGGATCGCAACCGTTGATTCCTGCGGCGCAATTTCTGCCCTGTCCGTTGCTCATCGCACCATTCACCTGACGGTGACCAATGGTCCTAATAACAGCTGGGATCTGAACTGGAATGCTTACAGCGGCTTTGTCGTCAGCAATTATGAGATTTACCGTGGAACCAACAACAGCAATATGTCCTTGCTGGCAACTGTTCCGGGAAATACACTGAATTATTCTGACCTCACTCCGCCAACGGGCACCATTCAGTACCTTATTACGGCACAAAATCCTGCGCCATGCAATCCTTCGTTGAAAATATCGTCCGGTCCGTGGATGGCTGTAACCAATACCCTTTCCAATGTGGTAGCCGTTGTAACTGCCGGCATAGGAGAATGGAACCCCAACGCTGTTCATCTGTGGATAGACGAAGAAGGTATACTTCATTATTCTTCCGACTCCCCCCTGCACAATGCAAACCTGGCGATTTATGATCTTACCGGAAAAAAGATGGTGGACTTTATGCCCGGTGCCGTACCGTTCATCTGGAAGGTATCCGGTATTTCCGCGGGCATCTACTTTATACGGTTGCAGAGCAGTGAAGGAACATTAACCCGTAAGATCCGCTTCTGA